One Aphidius gifuensis isolate YNYX2018 linkage group LG3, ASM1490517v1, whole genome shotgun sequence DNA window includes the following coding sequences:
- the LOC122852467 gene encoding probable ATP-dependent RNA helicase spindle-E encodes MDPKEVFGIENRRSSLQQKSRRAFNDAGSISGSISNMSLISMRTVASGTDYAEAYIKAEDQKLYQRSLACLRSSKDNDTDSVVSKTTTVTSEQVDRLASTYEFGKFSQDTLTISSVKEDIIDMINTNPVVIIQGPTGCGKTTQVPQYILENSFINKVGCNIVVTQPRRIAAMSIAKRVCEERNWKLGSLVGYKVGLSSQLSEDTRLTYCTTGVLLCRLIREKSLNSFTHIIIDEVHERDQDMDFLLLVVRKLLRTNSSSVKVILMSATINVDKFAKYFSIYVGKKLTNAPVISVIKSSHFKIREYYLSDLRELGDLPEIIENNPTITLKMLNLCKNLILHFDTIEKTKITDDNKIENRPTVLVFLPGIYEIEEMHRVLIDVKNLEIVVLHSMITNSEQSRIFYNVPKGCRRVILTTNIAESSITVPNVKYVIDFCLTKQLVTDSQTNFQSLELVWASKSNCQQRSGRTGRVMNGRVYRLVPKLFYHTTIQDENTPEILRAPLTRIFIKAKLLDLDKPEALLALALDPPDLTNLFYAVQLLKETGGILIDENDNDPCDGTLTDLGIIMGELPVDINISKLIVLGNCFSILTEAIIMGASMAVKNMFSSQFQKKLSAHNAKLFWSQNSSCDGISFYNAYRIWRHKKSNLQIKTNAEEIAWAKRNFLEVRVLREIDSLVHELTDRLDKLGIKESVGTNKVIWTEDKKYFVLKLITAGAFYPHYYITKPNNDEKENTRCTGGLDPTKTVYLSGWPVLQPGMLYAKRFQDIFSNCKSITNNKIGVKFDHSSRVFIEFSNIQNNYEVNLSNDNKELTSKNIVGDIPMSVYQAIKMRSISDTINIPVMPLSQAHQLADELNIEKKPQTIYLPKENMPVKNSIYIDIRPILPSIDTTTIKIIIKNIINPGFFWACIDDNKIQKLYEEVDFNLKTIDYKTLEKFDDKAPKIGTLVLAQLNTDDNENSYKRALVQNITKNGKNTFLAMLFFIDFGITKSMSIYDIHKLPDDHKLSKIPSIVFQCRLTNIKPLSINNTTSDDWSIESKKELTKLINGNKGINAEIYSVVNSIVSVNLIITTKNDEAININKLFIEKGYGEFNEENFLSKDNHEIRMNNNYLSKSEKFNREEMQYSQLYLADTYVDPPSIEDCTDNVKLRGPYSPLEVKLYGLTNISMGFKIHVHESSVNSVLLDSGIDKNYSRLLVAANEVQSINSNNITLINTTLMPCIPGLCGLISLMFAPTIELRCNSLRTRNTGVLCGLGYDKSTKQSLFPEHDMYVDFDADITINDLQNINKLRYWMSKGIFITNESDCDDKERAEITLKIQNNIHDILLKIFDINRECVPSEIDVKHSQWHRYKSSNFTKVKEREIDSKLIFKFHQALLLDAEDNKRESLLLHLDEIKKIAGLTSADCPTKDFQCKLCDISLYGLAALRSHLYSGEHQIKESKLKKK; translated from the exons ATGGATCCAAAAGAGGTTTTTGGTATTGAAAATAGGCGTAGTTCATTGCAACAAAAATCAAGAAGAGCTTTTAATGATGCTGGTAGTATTTCTGGATCAATCTCCAACATGAGTCTCATATCCATGAGGACAGTTGCATCTGGTACTGATTATGCTGAAGCATACATCAAAGCTGAAGATCAAAAACTTTACcag agaTCACTTGCATGTTTACGTTCAAGTAAAGACAATGACACTGATTCAGTTGtttcaaaaacaacaacagttACTAGTGAACAAGTTGATCGTCTTGCTAGTACATATGAATTTGGAAAATTTTCTCAAGACACTTTAACAATATCATCAGTTAAAGAAGATATTATTGACATGATAAATACAAATCCTGTTGTGATTATTCAAGGACCAACTGGTTGTGGTAAAACAACCCAAGTACCTCagtatattttagaaaatagctttataaataaagttgGATGTAATATTGTTg TAACACAACCAAGAAGAATTGCAGCAATGAGTATTGCAAAACGTGTTTGTGAAGAACGTAACTGGAAATTGGGAAGTCTTGTTGGTTACAAAGTTGGTTTATCAAGTCAATTATCAGAAGATACCAGATTAACATATTGCACAACTGGTGTATTACTTTGTAGACTTATTCGTGAAAAAAGCTTAAATAGTTTTACTCATATTATCATTGATGAAGTTCATGAACGTGATCAAGACATGGATTTTTTACTTCTTGTTGTTCGTAAATTATTACGTACAAATTCAAGTTCAGTCAAGGTAATATTAATGTCGGCAAcaataaatgttgataaatttgctaaatatttttcaatttatgttggaaaaaaattaacaaatgcacCAGTTATAAGTGTCATTAAATCaagtcattttaaaattcgtgaatattatttatctgaTTTACGTGAACTTGGTGATCTAccagaaataattgaaaataatccaacaataacattaaaaatgttgaatttatgtaaaaatttaattttacattttgatacaattgaaaaaacaaaaataactgatgataataaaattgaaaatcgaCCAACAGTACTTGTATTTTTACCAGGAATATATGAAATTGAAGAAATGCATAGAGTATtgattgatgttaaaaatttagaaatagtTGTACTCCATTCAATGATAACAAATTCAGAACAATcaagaatattttataatgtacCAAAAGGTTGTCGTCGTGTTATTTTAACGACAAATATTGCTGAAAGTAGTATAACTGTACCAAATGTAAAATATGTTATCGATTTTTGTTTAACAAAACAACTTGTAACTGATTCACAAACAAATTTTCAATCACTTGAATTAGTATGGGCAAGTAAatcaaattgtcaacaaaGATCTGGACGTACTGGTAGAGTTATGAATGGTAGAGTTTATCGTTTAGtaccaaaattattttatcatacaaCAATACAAGATGAAAATACACCAGAAATATTAAGAGCACCATTaacaagaatttttataaaagcaaAATTACTTGATTTAGATAAACCAGAAGCATTACTTGCACTTGCTCTTGATCCACCAGATTTAACAAATCTTTTTTATGCTGTACAATTACTCAAAGAAACTGGTGgtatattaattgatgaaaatgataatgatccATGTGATGGTACATTAACTGATCTTGGTATTATAATGGGTGAATTACCAGTtgacataaatatttcaaaattaattgttcTTGGTAATTGTTTTAGTATATTAACTGAGGCTATTATAATGGGTGCAAGTATGGctgttaaaaatatgtttagttcacaatttcaaaaaaaattatcagctcataatgcaaaattattttggtCACAAAATAGTTCATGTGATGgaatatcattttataatgCATATCGTATTTGGCgtcataaaaaatcaaatttacaaattaaaacaaatgctGAAGAAATTGCTTGGGCTAAAAGAAATTTTCTTGAAGTACGTGTATTACGTGAAATTGATTCACTTGTTCATGAACTCACTGATAGACTTGATAAATTGGGCATTAAAGAAAGTGTTGGAACAAATAAAGTTATATGGactgaagataaaaaatattttgtattaaaattaataacagctGGTGCATTTTATccacattattatattacaaaaccaaataatgatgaaaaagaaaatacaagaTGTACTGGTGGTTTAGATCCAACAAAAACTGTATATTTATCTGGTTGGCCTGTGTTACAACCTGGTATGCTTTATGCAAAAAGATTTcaagatatattttcaaattgcaAAAGTataacaaacaataaaattggTGTTAAATTTGATCATTCAAGTCGTGTATTCATTGAATTTagtaatatacaaaataattatgaagttaatttatcaaatgataataaagaattaacaagtaaaaatattgttggtgATATACCAATGTCTGTTTATCAAGCTATTAAAATGCGTTCAATTAGTGATACAATTAATATTCCAGTTATGCCATTGAGCCAAGCACATCAATTAgctgatgaattaaatattgaaaaaaaaccacaaacaatttatttaccaaaagaaaatatgccagttaaaaattcaatatacatTGATATACGTCCAATACTTCCATCAATTGATACaactacaattaaaataataattaaaaatattattaatccaGGTTTTTTTTGGGCatgtattgatgataataaaatacaaaaattatatgaagaagttgattttaatttaaaaacaattgattataaaacacttgaaaaatttgatgataaagcACCAAAAATTGGTACACTTGTACTTGCACAATTAAATACAGAtgacaatgaaaattcatataaacGTGCACTTGtacaaaatataacaaaaaatggaaaaaatacatttttagcaatgttatttttcattgattttggTATTACAAAATCTATGTCAATATATGATATACATAAATTACCAGATGATcataaattatctaaaattcCATCAATTGTATTTCAATGTCGTTTAACAAATATCAAGcctttatcaataaataatacgaCAAGTGATGATTGGTCAAttgaatcaaaaaaagaattaacaaaattaattaatggaaATAAAGGCATTAATGCTGAAATTTATTCAGTTGTTAATAGTATTGTGtcagttaatttaataataacaacaaaaaatgatgaagcaataaatataaataaattatttattgaaaaaggatatggtgaatttaatgaagaaaatttCTTATCAAAAGATAATCATGAAATacgtatgaataataattatttatcaaaatcagaaaaatttaatcgtGAAGAAATGCAATATAGTCAACTTTATCTTGCTGATACATATGTTGATCCACCAAGTATTGAAGATTGTACAGATAATGTTAAACTTCGTGGACCATATTCACCACTTGAAGTTAAACTTTATGGtttaacaaatatatcaatgggatttaaaatacatgttcaTGAATCATCTGTTAATTCGGTACTTCTTGATTCtggtattgataaaaattattcaagacTTCTTGTTGCTGCAAATGAAGTACAAagtattaattcaaataatataacattaaTAAACACAACTCTTATGCCATGTATACCTGGTTTATGtggtttaatatcattaatgtTTGCTCCAACAATTGAGCTTAGATGTAATTCACTTAGAACAAGAAATACTGGTGTTCTTTGTGGTCTTGGTTATGATAAATCTACCAAACAAAGTCTATTTCCAGAACATGATATGTATGTTGATTTTGATGCTgatattacaattaatgatttacaaaatattaataaattacgatACTGGATGAGTAAaggtatatttattacaaatgaaTCAGATTGTGATGATAAAGAACGTGCTGAAATTACacttaaaatacaaaataatatacatgatatattgttaaaaatttttgatattaatcgTGAATGTGTACCAAGTGAAATTGATGTTAAACACAGTCAATGGCATCGttataaatcatcaaattttacaaAAGTTAAAGAACGTGAAATTGATAGTAaacttatatttaaatttcatcaagCACTTCTTCTTGATGCTGAAGATAATAAACGTGAATCATTGCTATTACATTtggatgaaattaaaaaaattgctggTCTTACTTCTGCTGATTGTCCAACAAAAGATTTTCAATGTAAACTTTGTGATATTTCACTTTATGGTCTTGCAGCTTTACGTAGTCATCTTTATTCAGGTGAACATCAGATAAAAGaatcaaaactaaaaaaaaaataa